The Hyperthermus butylicus DSM 5456 genome includes a region encoding these proteins:
- a CDS encoding ABC transporter ATP-binding protein, whose protein sequence is MPSGYAIIANGLVKRYTTWERRGFLKRVKRVVEALRGVSFTVRWGEVFGLLGPNGAGKTTTVKIISTLLLPDKGTASVAGYDVVSEPVRVRERIGVVLSVERGFFWKLTGRENLRYFGMLRGLRGRQLDEAVERAVRLVGLDELGAVNKLYEEYSLGMKARLALARALLHDPPVLILDEPTLGLDPPSARRIRELLIRLARENGKAVLITTHNMFEAEIVCDRVAIISEGRIAAIGSPDELKGMVAKSVTVTVRFRAHRAAATSLTGLEEGIAKALGTRNLRVEEEEGSNNLRLRVLVKPGEEEETISRVVAVLSGLGYSVRSIEVGKPTLEDVFIALTRRGEQA, encoded by the coding sequence ATGCCTTCGGGCTACGCCATCATCGCTAATGGGTTGGTGAAGCGCTACACCACCTGGGAGAGGAGGGGCTTCCTCAAACGGGTAAAGAGGGTGGTCGAGGCTCTCCGCGGTGTAAGCTTTACAGTGCGCTGGGGCGAGGTCTTTGGCCTCCTAGGCCCGAACGGTGCAGGTAAAACAACGACTGTGAAGATTATTTCTACGCTACTTCTACCCGACAAGGGTACTGCATCGGTTGCCGGCTACGACGTCGTCTCAGAGCCTGTAAGGGTTAGGGAGCGGATAGGCGTTGTGCTGAGCGTTGAGAGGGGGTTCTTCTGGAAGCTAACCGGCAGGGAAAACCTACGCTACTTCGGCATGCTGCGGGGACTCAGGGGGAGGCAGCTCGACGAGGCTGTTGAGAGGGCTGTAAGGCTCGTGGGGCTAGACGAACTAGGCGCCGTGAACAAGCTCTATGAGGAGTACTCGCTCGGGATGAAGGCGCGCCTAGCACTTGCAAGAGCATTACTCCACGATCCTCCAGTACTAATCCTCGATGAGCCCACGCTGGGCCTGGACCCTCCATCCGCCCGGAGGATTCGCGAGCTGCTCATAAGGCTGGCCCGCGAAAACGGGAAGGCGGTACTCATAACGACGCACAACATGTTTGAAGCCGAGATAGTCTGCGACCGCGTTGCAATAATATCCGAGGGACGCATAGCTGCAATAGGCTCGCCCGACGAGCTAAAGGGTATGGTTGCGAAGAGCGTAACCGTCACAGTGAGGTTTAGGGCTCATCGTGCTGCGGCAACCTCCCTAACTGGGCTCGAAGAGGGGATCGCTAAAGCGTTGGGAACCAGGAACCTACGTGTAGAAGAGGAGGAGGGATCAAACAATCTTCGTCTACGCGTACTGGTTAAGCCTGGCGAGGAAGAAGAAACTATCTCGAGGGTAGTGGCAGTCCTCTCAGGGCTGGGTTATAGTGTTAGGAGTATAGAGGTTGGCAAGCCGACACTCGAGGACGTGTTCATAGCTCTAACGAGGCGCGGCGAGCAGGCCTAG
- a CDS encoding cation transporter → MRRYRLHVAVAGAVAGAIVKIAGVAYGSRALLVDAATCIANLVALAGVLAYYWASKKPPDVDHPYGHVRLKYGGTLFSLLAYMYVAGFSTLALLDSISGYEVEIGSPLAAAIGGLLYALAIVAARGIDPVLRVYAGFTASEVFESIVSAISSFLGHSVSYLLDLAGGFIILAYIYHEAREAYSLLIDMISDRAAPETVYQVVEREARLRGLRPVSIKIRRLDEGRYEGDIVVVPIDERMTPDIADLLADELRDTLAVKGIELTIHVGIAEARSAATSKRGGPENRA, encoded by the coding sequence GTGCGCCGGTACCGTCTCCACGTCGCGGTAGCAGGTGCGGTAGCTGGAGCCATAGTTAAGATAGCTGGCGTAGCCTATGGTAGCCGTGCACTACTAGTAGATGCTGCAACGTGTATAGCAAACCTTGTCGCGTTGGCAGGGGTTCTAGCCTACTACTGGGCTTCGAAGAAGCCTCCAGACGTTGACCACCCCTACGGGCACGTGCGCCTAAAGTATGGGGGCACATTGTTCAGCCTGCTAGCCTACATGTACGTAGCTGGCTTCTCAACACTAGCCCTCCTAGACAGCATCTCGGGCTACGAGGTGGAGATAGGTAGCCCCCTTGCTGCAGCCATCGGAGGCCTACTCTATGCACTAGCTATCGTAGCTGCCCGCGGCATAGACCCCGTGTTGAGGGTCTACGCGGGCTTCACTGCTAGCGAGGTCTTCGAGAGTATTGTATCGGCTATTAGCAGCTTTCTAGGCCACAGCGTGAGCTACCTCCTAGACCTCGCGGGGGGCTTCATCATACTAGCCTACATATACCACGAAGCGAGGGAGGCCTACAGCCTACTCATAGACATGATATCTGACCGGGCGGCACCAGAGACCGTGTACCAGGTCGTGGAGAGGGAGGCGCGGCTGCGGGGCCTCCGGCCAGTATCCATCAAGATACGTAGGCTCGACGAGGGACGCTACGAGGGCGACATAGTTGTAGTGCCAATAGATGAGAGGATGACCCCCGACATAGCAGACCTCCTAGCAGATGAGCTTCGCGACACCCTTGCAGTCAAGGGTATAGAACTGACGATACACGTTGGCATAGCGGAGGCTCGCTCAGCTGCGACGAGTAAAAGAGGAGGCCCCGAGAATAGAGCCTAG
- a CDS encoding glycosidase, producing MASGSNSFFPLAEGAAEAASARRPETRDIVRRLGVIPPERITITNYPVARPLAVFNAALSVEEDNARIYARIIMGYYLYISAIAEINIPLEDINDGSVGWRNYAAAIVVYPSTRYDVWGTEDPRVFRLDEKLYMVYTGRTVNYFRQGAERERTLPVAAVMEENGWTKKAVFVLPPGLRRHLISDKNAFLVRVGGDLLLFHRPHMDDNRFYLAVSKVEELPHTCSSGICEIEVRDTVWVLPQAPFETKIGWATPPVDVAGDTVIALAHGVDREIGVYRVFAVKLRYSRKRGITVESVTPTYIMEPREIYEVYGDRPYTIFPCGAWRVDRDTVLLTYGAGDYVVGIGSLNINELIDMLE from the coding sequence GTGGCTAGTGGGAGTAACAGCTTCTTCCCCCTTGCTGAGGGTGCAGCTGAGGCTGCCTCAGCTAGGCGCCCGGAGACCAGGGATATTGTTCGCCGGCTGGGCGTCATACCGCCGGAGAGGATAACGATTACGAACTATCCCGTGGCGCGCCCACTAGCGGTATTCAATGCCGCGCTAAGCGTCGAGGAGGACAACGCAAGGATATACGCGAGAATAATAATGGGCTATTACCTCTACATCTCAGCTATAGCTGAGATAAACATACCCCTCGAGGACATCAATGATGGTAGTGTGGGTTGGCGCAACTACGCTGCGGCCATAGTTGTTTACCCGTCAACACGCTACGATGTATGGGGCACCGAGGACCCGAGAGTATTCAGGCTCGACGAAAAACTATACATGGTTTATACAGGTAGAACAGTCAACTACTTCAGGCAAGGCGCGGAGAGGGAGCGCACCCTCCCCGTCGCAGCAGTAATGGAGGAGAATGGCTGGACGAAAAAGGCGGTATTCGTGCTACCCCCGGGGCTCCGAAGGCATCTTATAAGCGATAAGAACGCCTTCCTCGTGAGGGTCGGCGGCGACCTCCTGCTATTCCACAGGCCGCACATGGACGACAATAGGTTCTACCTCGCAGTGAGTAAGGTTGAAGAGCTCCCGCATACGTGCAGTAGCGGTATCTGCGAGATCGAGGTTAGGGATACTGTTTGGGTTCTACCGCAGGCACCCTTTGAGACAAAGATTGGCTGGGCAACACCGCCAGTCGATGTGGCAGGAGACACCGTGATAGCCCTAGCACATGGCGTCGACCGTGAAATTGGCGTTTACCGCGTCTTCGCGGTTAAGCTACGCTACAGCCGGAAAAGGGGCATCACAGTGGAATCCGTGACCCCAACATACATCATGGAGCCCAGGGAGATATACGAGGTGTACGGCGACAGGCCCTACACCATATTCCCCTGCGGCGCCTGGAGAGTAGACCGCGACACCGTACTGCTAACCTATGGCGCAGGAGACTACGTAGTCGGAATAGGCTCCCTCAACATCAACGAACTCATAGATATGCTCGAGTAG
- a CDS encoding type II toxin-antitoxin system VapC family toxin gives MEQTREIIDTVYLVAYLNPDDPLHEEAARLIESLNPGRRVSQAALIELDLLMKSRGFTPSERRDTWQLLAAILNEETVEPLLPADFALAVELAEKEGIDYFDSLIAAQCINRKAKPVTNDPDIIKAVEEYTI, from the coding sequence GTGGAGCAGACCAGAGAGATAATTGACACAGTATACCTCGTCGCCTACCTAAACCCCGACGATCCCCTCCACGAGGAGGCTGCAAGGCTCATCGAGAGCTTGAACCCGGGCCGCCGAGTATCACAGGCAGCACTCATAGAGCTAGACCTACTGATGAAGAGTAGAGGCTTCACCCCTAGCGAGCGCCGGGACACATGGCAGCTCCTGGCAGCAATCCTAAACGAGGAAACCGTAGAGCCACTACTACCGGCAGACTTCGCCCTCGCCGTAGAGCTAGCCGAGAAAGAGGGAATAGACTACTTCGACTCGCTCATAGCAGCTCAGTGCATAAACCGTAAAGCAAAACCAGTAACAAACGACCCCGATATCATAAAAGCAGTAGAAGAATACACGATATAA
- a CDS encoding AbrB/MazE/SpoVT family DNA-binding domain-containing protein, producing the protein MARIVRLDSRGRLLVPREVRDAVGLREGSRLLVRVRSDGVIELVPLDKLYERVAEAFRRKMKGWREENHEATRLLEEMMKRGADQRDN; encoded by the coding sequence TTGGCACGGATTGTGCGGCTTGACTCGCGTGGAAGGCTACTGGTACCCCGCGAGGTAAGGGACGCGGTGGGGCTGCGGGAGGGCTCCCGGCTCCTAGTAAGGGTTAGGAGCGACGGCGTGATAGAGCTGGTGCCGCTAGACAAGCTCTACGAGCGGGTAGCAGAGGCCTTCCGCAGGAAGATGAAGGGCTGGAGAGAGGAAAACCATGAAGCTACACGGCTGCTAGAGGAGATGATGAAGCGTGGAGCAGACCAGAGAGATAATTGA
- a CDS encoding phosphoenolpyruvate carboxykinase (GTP): protein MAVLEARMSRDMLEKLLRIRDPELHRWIADVIRVTEPAMVYLITSEEDFEYVRKAALRNREELPTRYPRHTVHFDGPRDIARDRKNTRILLPGGEKIPFINTYDRDKGLAEIRELLRGIMRGREMFIGFYCFGPKRSPFTLHAVQITDSAYVAHNENILYRLCYDEFVEKAPNLFYARFIHSAGERGENGWSKNIDKRRIYVDLHDYTVYSVNTQYGGNTIGLKKLMFRLCIYKGYLEGWLCEHMFIVGVRGPGGRLTYFTGAFPAGCGKTSTAFISDTIVGDDLAIIKPVNGVPHGVNPEMGMFGIIDGVNPRDDPVLYKLLTDPSNEIIFSNVLLTDDGEVWWNGKEGEPRPGLNYAGRWWPGKKDENGREVPPSHPNARFTISLRSLPNLDPRVDDPMGVPISAMIFGGRDPDTWVPVEEAFDWVHGIITKAAALESEKTAAILEKAGVRELNPFAILDFLPISIGKFIQLHLDFAEKVEKLPRIFSVNYFLRDEQGRYIAEKVDKRVWLKWMELRVHGDVDAVRTPTGLIPVYQDLVKLFEEHLGKDYPESRYEKEFMLRVPQHLAKIERVWKVYEQIPDTPKVLFDVLRKQKERLKEAQSRWGDYISPFKFDRR, encoded by the coding sequence ATGGCTGTCCTTGAGGCGCGGATGAGCCGGGATATGCTGGAGAAGCTTCTGCGTATCCGTGACCCGGAGCTGCACCGCTGGATAGCGGATGTCATAAGGGTTACCGAACCAGCCATGGTTTACCTTATCACGAGTGAGGAAGACTTTGAGTATGTGAGGAAGGCTGCGCTGCGTAACCGTGAGGAACTCCCGACCCGCTATCCCAGGCATACGGTGCACTTTGACGGGCCTCGGGATATTGCGAGGGATCGTAAGAATACCCGCATCCTGCTGCCAGGCGGGGAGAAGATACCCTTCATAAACACCTACGACCGGGACAAGGGACTGGCTGAGATCAGGGAGCTGCTACGCGGCATTATGCGCGGTCGCGAGATGTTCATAGGCTTCTACTGTTTCGGGCCTAAGAGGTCGCCGTTTACCCTCCACGCTGTACAGATCACCGACTCGGCCTACGTGGCTCACAACGAGAACATACTCTACCGTCTCTGCTACGACGAGTTCGTGGAGAAGGCTCCCAACCTGTTCTATGCCCGGTTCATACACTCTGCGGGGGAGCGGGGCGAGAATGGCTGGAGCAAGAACATCGATAAAAGGAGGATATACGTAGACCTCCACGACTACACTGTCTACAGTGTTAACACCCAGTACGGGGGTAACACTATAGGCCTCAAGAAGCTAATGTTCCGCCTCTGTATATACAAGGGCTACCTGGAGGGCTGGCTCTGCGAACACATGTTCATAGTCGGTGTCCGTGGCCCTGGCGGGAGGCTTACATACTTCACAGGCGCATTCCCAGCAGGCTGTGGCAAGACCTCAACGGCTTTCATCTCCGACACCATTGTAGGCGACGACCTAGCAATCATAAAGCCCGTCAACGGCGTACCCCACGGCGTAAATCCAGAGATGGGTATGTTCGGCATAATTGACGGTGTCAACCCCCGGGACGACCCGGTACTCTACAAGCTCCTAACAGACCCAAGCAACGAGATAATATTCTCAAATGTCTTGCTCACCGATGATGGCGAGGTCTGGTGGAACGGCAAGGAGGGCGAGCCCCGGCCCGGCCTAAACTATGCTGGCCGCTGGTGGCCCGGCAAGAAGGACGAAAACGGCAGGGAGGTACCGCCGTCACACCCCAATGCAAGGTTCACCATATCGCTCCGCAGCCTACCCAACCTAGACCCTCGGGTCGACGACCCGATGGGCGTACCCATTAGCGCGATGATCTTTGGCGGCAGGGATCCTGACACCTGGGTCCCGGTGGAGGAGGCTTTTGACTGGGTACACGGCATTATAACGAAGGCCGCGGCGTTGGAGTCTGAGAAGACTGCTGCGATACTCGAGAAGGCGGGTGTTCGGGAGCTAAACCCATTCGCCATCCTGGACTTCCTACCAATCTCCATAGGCAAGTTTATCCAGCTGCACCTAGACTTTGCAGAAAAGGTCGAGAAGCTGCCCAGGATATTCAGCGTCAACTACTTCCTCCGGGACGAGCAGGGCCGCTACATAGCTGAGAAGGTTGATAAGAGGGTTTGGCTGAAGTGGATGGAGCTACGCGTCCACGGCGACGTAGATGCCGTACGAACTCCCACCGGGCTGATACCGGTCTACCAGGATCTGGTGAAGCTATTCGAGGAGCACCTTGGGAAAGATTATCCAGAGTCCCGGTACGAGAAGGAGTTCATGCTGAGAGTGCCCCAGCACCTAGCAAAGATAGAGAGGGTGTGGAAGGTGTACGAGCAGATACCCGATACGCCCAAGGTGCTCTTCGACGTGTTGAGGAAGCAGAAGGAGAGGCTTAAGGAGGCTCAGAGCCGCTGGGGCGACTACATATCACCCTTCAAGTTTGACCGTCGCTAG
- a CDS encoding nucleotidyltransferase, translating to MAYTLNDLSWLFRKLQEHGIKGVVIGSTVIELALRRKSFEDDVDVFALEPSPLIEEDFYRSVAEREDWQVSYTALGTPKFIVKLPSGEEVIVEFYENIHDFYVPPEILEQAPKKSIGGVEIRVIRPEDYIVLKAKAAREPDIEDLRIIREYIDEGKLKIDERIVKRDIELLPEEEQGFVVNKLRELGFRV from the coding sequence TTGGCCTACACGTTGAACGATCTCTCATGGCTGTTTAGGAAGCTGCAGGAGCATGGCATAAAGGGCGTTGTCATTGGAAGCACGGTAATTGAGCTGGCGCTAAGGCGGAAGTCTTTCGAGGATGACGTGGACGTATTTGCGTTGGAACCTAGCCCCCTCATAGAGGAGGACTTCTACCGCTCGGTAGCCGAGCGGGAGGACTGGCAGGTCAGCTACACAGCGCTCGGCACCCCAAAGTTCATAGTAAAGCTGCCCTCCGGGGAGGAGGTCATAGTGGAGTTCTACGAAAACATCCACGACTTCTACGTGCCACCCGAGATACTGGAGCAGGCCCCGAAGAAGAGTATTGGCGGTGTGGAGATCCGGGTGATAAGGCCTGAGGACTATATAGTCCTCAAGGCTAAGGCCGCCAGAGAGCCCGACATCGAGGATCTAAGGATAATCAGGGAGTACATAGACGAGGGTAAGCTCAAGATAGACGAGAGGATAGTCAAGAGGGACATAGAGCTGCTACCCGAGGAGGAGCAAGGCTTCGTCGTAAACAAGCTCCGTGAACTAGGCTTCCGCGTCTAG
- a CDS encoding SIS domain-containing protein: MPGRLYRFYLDEWAGAARSAYAAGVSLGLSPGYACVDTVVVCGMGGSGAAGDYLAQLSAHYGGVPIYVVKAASVPGWVGSKSLVYAVSFSGNTRETLECAVKAYRQGAKLVAVTRGGLLGSWAKRHGVPVAFIGEAPAPRAGWPNLFYTMLGSLESLGLLRLPRSEVEESIELLGLREDAETEAGRLVDWLGTVAGGWLSIVAAEPYYPAAVRFRSELAENAKLASDASQVPEAGHNIIVGMAGRRDTALLILDPVEEPWTTILKGFAEAVGPASSYTLRLRGKGMLPKLVWATWIAGLSSTLYAERHGLDPEAIPAIKAFRRLVEEKTSWGQQAIRESEKS, encoded by the coding sequence TTGCCGGGTAGGCTTTACAGATTCTACCTGGATGAGTGGGCTGGCGCAGCACGCTCTGCTTATGCTGCTGGGGTTTCGCTAGGGCTTTCGCCAGGCTATGCCTGCGTGGACACTGTTGTTGTCTGTGGTATGGGTGGCAGTGGGGCTGCCGGAGACTATCTTGCCCAATTGTCAGCCCACTATGGCGGTGTACCCATATACGTTGTGAAGGCTGCATCTGTCCCGGGCTGGGTCGGAAGCAAGAGCCTCGTCTACGCTGTGAGCTTCTCTGGCAATACGAGGGAGACGCTCGAGTGCGCAGTGAAGGCCTACCGGCAGGGGGCTAAGCTTGTCGCTGTTACGCGTGGCGGCCTACTGGGGAGCTGGGCAAAGAGACACGGCGTGCCAGTGGCGTTTATCGGGGAAGCGCCCGCGCCGAGGGCTGGCTGGCCAAACCTATTCTACACGATGCTGGGAAGCCTTGAGTCCCTGGGACTGCTTAGGCTGCCGCGTAGCGAGGTCGAAGAGTCCATAGAGCTGCTGGGCTTGAGGGAGGATGCGGAGACTGAGGCCGGGAGGCTTGTAGACTGGCTCGGCACCGTTGCCGGGGGCTGGCTCTCCATAGTCGCAGCTGAACCATACTACCCGGCTGCTGTGAGGTTTAGGAGCGAGCTGGCGGAGAACGCAAAGCTGGCTAGCGATGCTAGCCAGGTGCCGGAGGCAGGACATAACATCATCGTGGGCATGGCCGGGAGGAGGGATACCGCACTGCTCATACTGGACCCGGTAGAGGAGCCCTGGACCACGATACTGAAGGGCTTCGCTGAGGCCGTAGGACCGGCCTCGAGCTACACGCTAAGACTACGCGGTAAGGGCATGCTGCCAAAGCTTGTCTGGGCCACGTGGATAGCGGGGCTATCCTCAACACTCTACGCGGAGAGGCATGGCCTGGATCCGGAGGCGATACCGGCAATAAAGGCGTTTAGGAGGCTTGTGGAGGAGAAGACTAGCTGGGGCCAGCAGGCCATTAGGGAGTCCGAGAAGAGCTAA
- a CDS encoding menaquinone biosynthesis decarboxylase — MQAPRDLREFLEVLEERGELRRIREPLSPVLEIPAVLRRVMERRGPALLFENVKGYPGWRVAGNIFGSLERIKLALGVENLEEIGWRLVSQAWRQPPMTLGGKLRSLKEVMDLGRYTPRLVRRAAFQETVVEGEKVDVSSIPAFKSWPRDGGRYITFGQVYTVDPATGVTNIGVYRVMLRPPRELVIHWQLHKRGRHAYLEAAKRGEPLPVAVVVGSDPAAMLAGVMPVPYPLDKLLFAGVMAGRGVEVYRLPNGVPVPASSELVLEGYVEPGRLSEEGPFGDHWGYYDKPTEKFPVMTVERMWIRSNPVYVGTVVGKPVLEDAYIGKAVERIFLPVIRTLLPEVVDINMPEYGVFQGVAIVSIRKTYPGQAKKVMMALWGLGQMALTKIIIVVDEDINVHDLNQVLWAVAAHVDPQRDVVVVPGTHTDQLDPATPVPGYGSKLGIDATRKLPEEYGGKAWPEEVEPDPQVEEEAAKVLEKLGLA; from the coding sequence GTGCAGGCTCCACGTGACCTCCGGGAATTCCTCGAGGTGCTCGAGGAGAGGGGAGAGCTGCGCAGGATCCGGGAGCCGCTAAGCCCGGTGCTTGAAATACCTGCGGTGCTCCGCCGGGTTATGGAGCGGCGTGGCCCAGCTCTCCTCTTCGAGAACGTAAAGGGTTACCCTGGCTGGCGTGTTGCGGGCAACATATTCGGCTCCTTGGAGAGGATAAAGCTAGCCCTTGGCGTGGAGAACCTTGAGGAGATAGGGTGGAGGCTCGTCTCCCAGGCCTGGCGCCAGCCGCCGATGACCCTTGGAGGTAAGCTGCGCAGCCTAAAGGAGGTAATGGATCTGGGTCGTTATACGCCACGGCTGGTGCGCCGTGCAGCCTTCCAGGAAACAGTCGTTGAGGGTGAGAAGGTTGATGTATCGTCGATACCAGCGTTTAAGTCCTGGCCACGCGACGGAGGCCGCTACATAACCTTTGGCCAAGTCTACACAGTAGATCCCGCCACTGGTGTAACGAACATAGGCGTGTACCGGGTGATGCTCAGGCCGCCGCGGGAGCTGGTTATCCACTGGCAGCTCCACAAGAGGGGACGCCATGCATATCTTGAAGCCGCGAAGCGTGGCGAGCCCCTACCCGTAGCAGTGGTGGTGGGCTCGGACCCGGCTGCAATGCTGGCGGGCGTCATGCCGGTACCCTATCCGCTCGACAAGCTGCTCTTCGCTGGTGTCATGGCTGGCCGCGGCGTAGAGGTATACCGGCTGCCCAATGGCGTCCCTGTCCCAGCATCCTCGGAGCTAGTCCTGGAGGGCTACGTGGAGCCCGGCAGGCTTTCCGAGGAGGGCCCCTTTGGCGACCACTGGGGCTACTATGACAAGCCCACGGAGAAGTTCCCCGTAATGACCGTGGAGAGGATGTGGATCCGAAGCAACCCGGTGTATGTGGGCACGGTTGTGGGTAAGCCAGTGCTAGAGGACGCCTATATAGGCAAGGCTGTCGAGAGGATATTCCTACCAGTAATCCGTACCCTACTCCCAGAAGTAGTAGACATAAACATGCCGGAGTACGGAGTCTTCCAGGGCGTAGCGATAGTCTCGATAAGGAAGACCTACCCGGGCCAGGCAAAGAAGGTCATGATGGCCCTGTGGGGCCTAGGCCAGATGGCGCTAACCAAGATAATCATAGTGGTTGACGAGGACATAAACGTTCACGATCTCAACCAGGTGCTATGGGCGGTAGCAGCGCACGTGGACCCCCAGCGCGACGTCGTAGTGGTACCTGGCACCCATACAGACCAGCTAGACCCAGCAACCCCAGTACCAGGCTACGGCAGCAAGCTAGGCATAGATGCAACCAGGAAGCTCCCCGAGGAGTATGGGGGGAAGGCTTGGCCAGAGGAAGTCGAGCCCGACCCCCAGGTAGAGGAGGAAGCTGCAAAAGTGCTAGAAAAGCTAGGCCTGGCTTAG
- a CDS encoding ABC transporter ATP-binding protein encodes MGDAAETVVEATDVWKSFNGITVLAGVSVYARRGEVVGIVGPNGCGKTTLLRIIAGLEKPDRGRVFVKGRVLLVFQENLLLPWRRLRDNIALGLLYRGVSRRKAMEIVESVAGMLGIVEHLDKYPGEVSGGTARKAAIARMLVLGPDILLLDEPLAGLDVESRRSLGEAIRRIAASGKTVILVDHNLDEASRIADRVYVLTNPPTRVEAVVDLRDVPPGERPAALYEALSRAARRREG; translated from the coding sequence TTGGGCGACGCTGCCGAGACAGTAGTAGAAGCTACCGATGTCTGGAAGAGCTTCAATGGCATCACCGTGCTGGCGGGCGTTAGTGTCTATGCTAGGCGGGGCGAGGTAGTGGGTATCGTCGGGCCCAACGGCTGCGGCAAAACAACCCTTCTAAGGATAATCGCTGGGCTAGAGAAGCCCGACCGTGGCAGGGTCTTTGTGAAGGGTCGTGTACTCCTCGTGTTCCAGGAGAACCTACTCCTGCCCTGGAGGAGGCTAAGAGACAACATAGCCCTGGGCCTCCTATACCGAGGCGTTTCCCGCCGCAAAGCCATGGAGATTGTGGAGTCCGTGGCAGGGATGCTGGGGATAGTGGAGCATCTTGACAAGTACCCTGGCGAGGTTAGCGGGGGCACAGCCCGTAAAGCTGCCATAGCTAGGATGCTCGTCCTTGGCCCCGACATACTCCTCCTAGACGAGCCCCTAGCAGGCCTGGACGTGGAGTCCCGTAGGAGCCTCGGAGAAGCCATAAGGAGGATAGCAGCCTCCGGCAAGACAGTGATACTCGTGGACCACAACCTCGACGAGGCATCTAGGATAGCTGACCGCGTCTACGTGCTCACCAACCCGCCGACCCGGGTCGAAGCAGTAGTTGATCTGCGAGATGTGCCGCCGGGGGAGAGGCCAGCAGCTCTATACGAGGCCCTGAGCAGGGCTGCGAGGCGTAGGGAGGGCTAG
- a CDS encoding ABC transporter permease subunit, with protein sequence MGAGQTGRIHILKPRPAGRRGILAGWLIALASLGSIWFLAHILYPRQVPSPAEALAFLAGEGLWRIAWSTWLTLSRTLLGFAAGMAAALLLGYAYTLSPVAREAVRALNTVVQSVSVLVWIVILVMLFGVLSPVPPVAVAGLVAFPIILSAIVSGLESVNPRLYELAAMLGAGRLRTYTDFLLPSLLPQLAGAARAALGAALRISVVAEAFGSSGGIGYMIATYYSLAEPRGVFAWGLLLVALMVLLDKLVLERVEERVKRWATLPRQ encoded by the coding sequence ATGGGAGCTGGCCAGACGGGGAGGATACATATCCTCAAGCCCCGACCAGCTGGCAGAAGGGGCATTCTGGCAGGCTGGCTAATAGCCCTAGCCAGCCTCGGCTCAATCTGGTTTTTAGCCCATATCCTTTACCCCCGCCAGGTCCCAAGCCCAGCCGAGGCCCTAGCCTTCCTTGCGGGGGAGGGACTCTGGAGGATAGCGTGGAGCACCTGGCTAACACTATCCCGCACGTTGCTTGGCTTCGCAGCGGGCATGGCGGCAGCGCTGCTACTAGGCTATGCCTACACCTTGTCTCCAGTTGCTAGGGAGGCGGTCAGGGCTCTCAACACGGTTGTGCAGAGTGTATCGGTGCTAGTCTGGATAGTCATCCTGGTAATGTTGTTTGGTGTCCTCAGCCCAGTCCCGCCAGTAGCGGTTGCAGGGCTCGTAGCATTCCCCATAATCCTATCAGCCATAGTCTCCGGCCTTGAATCGGTAAACCCTAGGCTCTACGAGCTGGCAGCAATGCTGGGCGCGGGCAGGCTACGCACCTATACGGACTTCCTCCTGCCCAGCCTCCTGCCGCAGCTCGCAGGTGCTGCCAGGGCAGCTCTTGGCGCTGCGCTTAGGATTAGCGTTGTTGCAGAAGCGTTTGGGAGTAGTGGTGGCATAGGCTACATGATAGCAACGTACTATAGCCTGGCAGAGCCCCGGGGAGTCTTTGCATGGGGCCTACTCCTGGTAGCACTAATGGTGCTCCTGGACAAGCTGGTGCTCGAAAGGGTTGAGGAGCGTGTAAAGCGTTGGGCGACGCTGCCGAGACAGTAG